A genomic region of Arachis stenosperma cultivar V10309 chromosome 9, arast.V10309.gnm1.PFL2, whole genome shotgun sequence contains the following coding sequences:
- the LOC130950957 gene encoding mannose-specific lectin alpha chain-like: MGVSFNLHKFAPTNSKEIKFQGDATITDHNVIRLTNLDSDGNPLGNRVGRVLFSDPVHLYDHSGFRAGFETTFVFRISKPYSSEFAPGPGDGLAFFLANADTEIPPESSGKFLGLFNDASDKIVAVEFDTFSNFEIGDPSYPHIGININSIRSSAVGYWNWHDGAVTTAKITYNSALKRITVSVSTYLDNQPNTLSYDVDLSTKLPQKVAVGLSASTGQYSQNTEILSWTFKSN; encoded by the coding sequence ATGGGTGTCTCATTTAACTTGCACAAATTTGCCCCCACGAACTCCAAAGAGATCAAATTCCAAGGAGATGCAACCATTACCGATCACAATGTCATTCGACTCACCAACTTGGACAGCGATGGCAACCCACTAGGAAACAGAGTTGGCCGAGTTTTATTCTCCGACCCTGTGCACCTGTACGACCACAGTGGTTTCCGAGCAGGCTTTGAAACCACCTTCGTCTTTCGCATCTCAAAACCCTACAGTAGTGAATTTGCTCCCGGACCTGGTGACGGTCTTGCCTTCTTCCTTGCTAATGCTGACACTGAAATTCCACCTGAATCTTCTGGGAAGTTTCTCGGCCTCTTTAACGATGCATCTGACAAGATTGTTGCTGTTGAATTTGATACCTTTTCCAATTTCGAGATTGGGGATCCCAGTTATCCCCACATCGGAATTAATATCAACTCTATCAGGTCATCGGCTGTTGGTTACTGGAACTGGCATGATGGAGCCGTAACTACTGCAAAGATAACATATAACTCTGCCCTTAAGAGGATAACCGTCAGTGTTTCTACATATCTCGACAACCAACCTAACACTCTTTCTTACGACGTCGACTTGAGCACTAAGCTTCCTCAAAAGGTTGCGGTAGGGCTATCTGCTTCTACTGGGCAATACTCGCAAAATACCGAGATCTTATCTTGGACTTTTAAGTCCAACTGA